The following are encoded in a window of Impatiens glandulifera chromosome 5, dImpGla2.1, whole genome shotgun sequence genomic DNA:
- the LOC124940060 gene encoding homeobox-leucine zipper protein HOX11-like codes for MELALSLGDNNKNKEDPGRPLQLDLLPFSPVPRNHSHHLSLPWLLPDHFDASGRKRLGLGSTMEGEVDGEDGAAMSSSPNNSGGSNSFNIMIGGGGRKRELVETEVDQMKGSLMSDEDDNGLTRKKLRLSKDQSVFLEESFKEHNTLNPKQKLALAKQLNLRPRQVEVWFQNRRARTKLKQTEVDCEYLKRCCETLTEENRRLQKELQELRTLKTSQPFFMQLPATTLTMCPSCERTSTAGNPRLFPFKSHKAAS; via the exons ATGGAGTTAGCTCTAAGTTTGggagataataataaaaataaagaagatcCCGGCCGACCACTTCAGcttgatcttcttcctttctccCCTGTTCCAAGAAACCATTCTCATCATCTTTCCTTGCCTTGGCTTCTTCCCGACCATTTCg ATGCATCGGGTAGAAAGAGATTGGGATTGGGATCAACTATGGAAGGTGAAGTTGACGGTGAAGATGGGGCGGCGATGTCATCTTCTCCGAACAACAGCGGCGGTTCAAATTCATTCAATATTATGATTGGTGGCGGCGGTCGGAAAAGGGAGTTGGTAGAAACAGAAGTTGACCAGATGAAAGGATCTTTAATGAGTGATGAAGATGATAATGGATTAACTCGAAAGAAACTCAGACTTTCTAAAGATCAATCTGTTTTTCTTGAAGAAAGCTTCAAAGAACACAATACCCTAAATCCC AAACAAAAACTTGCTTTGGCAAAACAGTTGAATCTTCGACCTAGACAAGTAGAAGTCTGGTTTCAAAACCGAAGAGCCag AACAAAGTTGAAGCAAACGGAAGTGGATTGTGAGTATTTAAAACGTTGTTGTGAGACATTGACAGAAGAAAATAGGCGTCTTCAAAAGGAGCTTCAAGAACTAAGAACCCTAAAAACTTCTCAGCCTTTCTTCATGCAACTTCCGGCGACAACCCTAACTATGTGTCCTTCTTGTGAGAGAACTTCAACTGCCGGAAATCCAAGATTATTCCCTTTTAAATCACATAAAGCTGCgtcttga
- the LOC124939529 gene encoding E3 ubiquitin-protein ligase RNF185-like, with protein sequence MEDQPPSNANSSSSSSFDEDFSWGSSADSSSNDEHDSNEIKTTSVEESKTNPLEFYNCNICLDVASNPVVTFCGHLFCWPCIFCWLYFHSRIKKQCPVCKQYVDDNMVIPIYGRGNGSDVRDKRIFRIPRPGAMRVGSLRESIEMRGNGISFDELVSFLRSRIQSGDFDPESAVCVSILKRFLSSRAIRREHNYVYVAGEMEMNRYRPRSVLIDRCGGGDLAEDGGRN encoded by the coding sequence ATGGAAGACCAGCCGCCGTCTAATGCTaattcttcatcatcttcttcatttgacGAGGATTTTTCATGGGGATCTTCTGCAGACTCAAGTTCAAACGATGAGCATGATTCAAACGAAATCAAAACAACTTCTGTCGAGGAATCTAAGACTAACCCATTAGAGTTCTACAACTGTAATATCTGTTTAGATGTTGCTAGCAATCCTGTGGTGACATTTTGTGGGCATTTGTTCTGTTGGCCATGTATTTTCTGTTGGTTATATTTTCATTCGAGAATCAAAAAACAGTGTCCTGTTTGTAAACAATATGTGGATGATAATATGGTTATACCTATTTATGGTCGAGGTAATGGAAGTGATGTTAGGGATAAGAGGATATTTAGGATACCTAGACCAGGAGCTATGCGTGTTGGGAGTTTGAGAGAATCGATTGAGATGAGAGGAAATGGGATAAGTTTTGATGAATTGGTTAGTTTTCTTAGAAGTAGAATACAGAGTGGGGATTTTGATCCTGAATCTGCTGTTTGTGTTTCGATTCTGAAGAGGTTTCTTAGTTCGAGGGCGATTCGTAGAGAacataattatgtttatgttgCAGGGGAAATGGAGATGAATAGATATAGACCTCGTTCTGTTTTGATAGATCGTTGCGGTGGTGGTGATTTGGCTGAAGATGGTGGAAGGAATTAG